The sequence ATATGGCCCCCAACATATCAGGTGTCAAGGCGGTGGATCAGCCTCGGGCGATGCACCTTGCCGAACTGGCGCTGGACTTTGCCGACAGTCATCTGAAACCTGGCGGCGATTTTCTGGTCAAGATATTTCAGGGCGAGGGTTTCGATGAATACCTGCGCCTGGTCCGACAGGGCTACCGGAAGGTCCTGACACGCAAGCCCGCTTCTTCTAGGGGTCGCAGCCGGGAGATGTATCTGCTGGCCCGTCAAAAGCAGGTGTAGTACGGTTACGCACACTGCACGGTGCATTAGGCACCAGTCTTCCGGCCTGTCGTCGGGAGCCAACGACCGAGGTTTATCGCCTTGAACGATATGGCAAAGAATCTCATCCTCTGGGTGATTATCGCTGTTGTCCTGATGTCCGTCTTCAGTAGCTTCCAGGAGCGGACGACGACGGCCAACAAGGTGACGTATTCGGATTTCCTCGCGCAGGTTGAGCGCGGCGGCATTCGGGAAGTGACCATACAGGGCCAGGACATCAAGGGTGTCACCACGGGTGGCGAGTCCTTCCGTACTTTGAGCCCGGAAACGGACAACCGCGCGCTGATCGGTTCCCTGCTGGATAACAGCGTGGCCATCGATGCCCAGGAGCCGGAAGGCCGCAGCATGTTCTGGCAGATCCTGATCTCCTGGACGCCATTCCTGCTGCTGATCGCTGTCTGGATCTACTTCATGCGCCAGATGCAGGGCGGCGGCGGTGGTCGCGGGGCCATGTCGTTCGGCAAGAGCAAGGCAAAGATGATGACCGAGGAACAGGTCAAGGTCACCTTTGCCGATGTGGCTGGCGTGGAAGAGGCCAAGGAAGAGGTTGGTGAATTGGTCGACTTCCTTCGTGATCCTTCCAAGTTTCAGCGTCTCGGCGGAAAGATTCCCCGTGGGGTGCTGATGGTGGGGTCTCCCGGTACGGGCAAGACCCTGCTGGCCAAGGCCATTGCAGGCGAAGCCAAGGTGCCGTTCTTCAGCATCTCCGGTTCCGACTTCGTGGAAATGTTTGTTGGCGTGGGCGCCTCCCGCGTGCGGGACATGTTCGCCCAGGCCAAGAAGCATGCACCGTGCATCATCTTTATTGATGAAATCGATGCCGTGGGTCGGCAGCGTGGTGCCGGCCTTGGTGGCGGGCACGATGAACGTGAGCAGACGCTCAACCAGCTTCTGGTGGAGATGGATGGCTTCGAGGGTAACGAGGGCATCATCGTGATCGCGGCCACCAACCGGCCCGATGTCCTCGACCCGGCCCTGTTGCGTCCCGGCCGTTTCGACCGGCAGGTCGTTGTGCCGCTGCCCGATGTCCGCGGTCGTGAGCAGATTCTCAAGGTTCACATGACCAAGCTGCCGCTGGCCCGGGGTATCAACCCGGCAACGCTGGCCCGCGGCACCCCCGGCTTCTCCGGTGCCGATCTGGCTAACCTGGTGAACGAGGCTGCGCTGTTTGCCGCCCGTGGCAACAAGCGCGAGGTCGATATGGACGACTTCGAGCGGGCCAAGGACAAGATCATGATGGGTGCGGAACGCCGCTCCATGGTCATGGACGAAGAGCAGAAGCGTCTTACTGCCTATCACGAGGCCGGCCACGCAATCGTGGGCTTGCTGACGCCCAAGCACGATCCGGTGCACAAGGTCACCATTATCCCGCGGGGCCGCGCTCTCGGGGTGACCATGTTCCTGCCGGAGCATGACCCGCTTGGGTACTCCAAGGAGCAGCTCAATAGCAAGATCGCCGTCGCCTTTGGTGGCCGT is a genomic window of Natronocella acetinitrilica containing:
- the ftsH gene encoding ATP-dependent zinc metalloprotease FtsH, with protein sequence MAKNLILWVIIAVVLMSVFSSFQERTTTANKVTYSDFLAQVERGGIREVTIQGQDIKGVTTGGESFRTLSPETDNRALIGSLLDNSVAIDAQEPEGRSMFWQILISWTPFLLLIAVWIYFMRQMQGGGGGRGAMSFGKSKAKMMTEEQVKVTFADVAGVEEAKEEVGELVDFLRDPSKFQRLGGKIPRGVLMVGSPGTGKTLLAKAIAGEAKVPFFSISGSDFVEMFVGVGASRVRDMFAQAKKHAPCIIFIDEIDAVGRQRGAGLGGGHDEREQTLNQLLVEMDGFEGNEGIIVIAATNRPDVLDPALLRPGRFDRQVVVPLPDVRGREQILKVHMTKLPLARGINPATLARGTPGFSGADLANLVNEAALFAARGNKREVDMDDFERAKDKIMMGAERRSMVMDEEQKRLTAYHEAGHAIVGLLTPKHDPVHKVTIIPRGRALGVTMFLPEHDPLGYSKEQLNSKIAVAFGGRLAEELIFGKDSVTTGAQNDIKVATAYARDMVTKWGLSDRMGPLAYSDDDDQPFLGQQMSKVKAVSDETAHAIDEEVRAIIDTNYKHAREILAANMETLHAMSDALMQYETIDRKQIDEIMAGRPAGPPAHEQDRGDGGGRSTPNAPTSTDDERDDRASGGGKLGDPAGEH